The Juglans microcarpa x Juglans regia isolate MS1-56 chromosome 8S, Jm3101_v1.0, whole genome shotgun sequence genome has a window encoding:
- the LOC121244191 gene encoding uncharacterized protein LOC121244191, translating to MRISKKPVSFCLSLFSPTVSSRIPLHSGTRRVIRAAVSGASQLQAGHPMDESHRTSAGDKSPNVLHMTSSDGGHKPFIWSSSDGGHNIDIGKHIFCNRSLNMKNIVSVGFDMDYTLAQYKPETFESLAYKGTIKNLVYNLVYCGVFSMYVAELTFAYVLIALGSI from the exons ATGCGTATCTCCAAGAAACCCGTTTCCTTTtgcctctccctcttctctcccacTGTCTCTTCCCGGATTCCACTTCACTCTGGAACACGAAGAGTAATTCGCGCCGCAG TATCAGGAGCAAGTCAATTGCAGGCCGGCCATCCAATGGACGAGAGCCACAGGACTTCCGCTGGTGACAAATCACCAAATGTTCTTCATATGACAAGCAGTGATGGTGGCCATAAACCATTTATATGGTCATCTTCTGATGGAGGACACAATATTGATATAGGAAAGCATATCTTTTGCAACAGATCATTAAATATGAAGAATATTGTATCTGTCGGGTTTGATATGGATTACACTTTGGCACAATATAAGCCTGAGACTTTTGAATCACTTGCGTACAAAGGCACCATTAAAAATTTGGTCTACAATTTGGTCTATTGTGGTGTGTTCAGCATGTATGTAGCAGAACTCACGTTTGCTTATGTGCTTATAGCTCTAGGAAGCATTTGA
- the LOC121244348 gene encoding cytosolic purine 5'-nucleotidase-like encodes MLLSITSILFILKIALCGLFIKKNDPMQLLDWSFDWKYMVRGLVLDKKRGNILKMDRHRYVKVAYHGFRELSKEKKVGTYGNTLLRDSFDEPDYSLIDTLFSLAEAYLFAQLVDFRDRNPGKVSEHVDYAHMYKDVRAAVDLCHRDGTLKQTVAKDPEQYINKDTSMVLMLKMLRDFGRSTFFVSNLGCISYSLWDYTNIVMNFLCELCTMKSSNRINFDWLQYFDVVITGRYILYL; translated from the exons ATGTTGTTGTCCATTACTTCTATACTTTTTATACTCAAAATTGCACTATGTGGTTtgtttattaagaaaaatgacccTATGCAGTTACTAGATTGGTCATTTGATTGGAAGTACATGGTGAGAGGCTTGGTACTTGATAAAAAGAGAGGCAACATCTTGAAG ATGGATCGGCATAGGTATGTGAAGGTAGCCTATCATGGGTTCAGGGAGCTgtcgaaggaaaaaaaagttgggACCTACGGGAATACGTTGTTACGGGATTCTTTTGATGAGCCTGACTATTCTCTCATTGATACCCTTTTTTCACTAGCTGAAGCCTACTTGTTTGCTCAACTGGTTGATTTCCGAGACAGAAATCCCGGAAAAGTTTCAGAGCATGTTGA CTACGCTCATATGTACAAAGATGTTCGTGCTGCAGTCGATctgtgtcaccgtgatggaacTTTAAAGCAAACGGTTGCAAAAGATCCTGAACA ATATATCAACAAAGATACCTCGATGGTGCTGATGCTCAAAATGCTCAGAGATTTCGGTCGTTCTACATTCTTTGTGAGTAACCTTGGTTGTATCTCTTACAGTTTATGGGACTATACAAACATTGTGATGAACTTCCTCTGTGAATTATGTACAATGAAAAGCAGTAacagaataaattttgactGGCTTCAGTACTTTGATGTCGTGATCACCGGCAGGTACATATTATACTTGTAA